From Candidatus Doudnabacteria bacterium, a single genomic window includes:
- a CDS encoding glycosyltransferase family 2 protein: MEITGSVILFILAVLIVVNFLLLILHVFLQFFYSLLSPAANLKIKTNQDSSLVSIHIAAYNEPPALLKNSLISLSRLDYPNFEVLLLDNNTKDTDIWVPVKKFCSTLGDKFKFFHIEKLSGFKAGALNYLGTKTDKNSEYTSTIDSDYEIKPDFIKEALAYFSDPSVAFVQFPQAYMNVGAENFGVFLEYKHFFDTYMKAANRFGFVSATGTLTVFKTEILSKVGPYDNSSITEDADVGLKIALSNYKGVFVNKIMGTGLMPYDLESYKKQKSRWADGNITILRKNLRKILLSKLKIKQKIGIIGSFLAWVNFTLLPIAALIILSLLVYANVISRNPTVDFIVLLSAFSLVLFHFIKLMSFIVLYAKKYPFKNIVRAFLVHTGMSWTYAIMLFKPFFDRVAYFERTNKFILPKMPSVIKNTLWEICVGTLALVLGIAFALRGEYYSFPLFLIAILCFSVFYVYYETTTTKLKSALLLSEIEQKLKKYENSSASSVVENSSA, encoded by the coding sequence ATGGAAATTACAGGCTCGGTAATCCTTTTTATTTTGGCAGTTTTAATTGTTGTTAATTTCCTGCTCTTGATTTTGCATGTATTTTTGCAGTTTTTTTATTCCCTTTTGTCTCCCGCGGCAAATCTGAAAATTAAAACAAATCAGGATAGTTCTTTGGTTTCGATCCATATTGCCGCTTATAATGAGCCGCCGGCGTTGTTGAAAAATAGCCTCATATCCCTAAGCCGCCTTGATTATCCCAATTTCGAAGTTTTGCTTTTGGATAATAATACTAAAGACACTGATATATGGGTGCCGGTTAAAAAATTTTGCAGCACACTTGGCGATAAATTTAAATTTTTTCATATCGAAAAACTTTCAGGGTTTAAGGCGGGGGCGCTAAACTATTTAGGCACAAAAACCGACAAAAATTCGGAATATACTTCCACAATTGATTCGGATTACGAAATCAAACCCGATTTTATAAAAGAGGCGCTGGCTTATTTCAGCGATCCCAGCGTGGCATTTGTTCAATTTCCCCAAGCGTATATGAATGTGGGCGCCGAAAATTTCGGAGTTTTTTTGGAATACAAGCATTTTTTTGATACTTACATGAAAGCTGCAAATCGGTTTGGTTTTGTCAGTGCAACCGGGACTTTGACGGTTTTTAAAACAGAAATATTATCCAAGGTCGGTCCGTACGACAATTCCAGCATCACCGAGGATGCCGACGTCGGCTTAAAAATCGCCCTAAGCAACTACAAGGGAGTTTTTGTAAATAAGATAATGGGAACGGGGCTTATGCCGTACGATTTGGAATCTTATAAAAAACAAAAATCCAGATGGGCGGACGGCAATATAACGATTTTAAGGAAAAATCTCAGAAAAATTTTGCTAAGCAAGTTAAAGATCAAACAAAAGATCGGAATTATCGGAAGCTTTCTGGCATGGGTCAATTTTACATTGTTGCCGATAGCCGCGCTTATAATTTTATCCTTGCTGGTTTATGCCAATGTTATAAGCAGAAACCCTACTGTGGATTTTATAGTTCTGCTTTCCGCATTCAGTCTGGTTCTGTTTCATTTTATCAAACTGATGTCCTTTATTGTTCTTTATGCAAAAAAATACCCTTTCAAGAATATTGTCCGGGCGTTTCTCGTACATACCGGAATGAGCTGGACGTATGCAATAATGCTGTTTAAGCCTTTTTTTGACAGGGTAGCGTATTTTGAGCGGACCAATAAATTCATACTTCCCAAAATGCCGAGCGTTATTAAAAATACTCTTTGGGAAATTTGCGTCGGGACTTTGGCATTAGTTCTGGGAATCGCATTTGCCTTAAGAGGGGAATATTATTCTTTTCCATTGTTTCTCATTGCTATATTATGTTTTTCCGTTTTTTACGTCTATTATGAAACGACTACTACAAAACTAAAATCTGCGCTATTATTAAGCGAGATAGAGCAAAAACTAAAAAAGTATGAAAATAGCTCAGCTAGCTCCGTTGTGGAAAACAGTTCCGCCTAA
- a CDS encoding VOC family protein has protein sequence MLSNAKVTAVLPAADLERARKFYTEKLDLKEDAPMPGGASFKCGGGTEIFLYQRPPVTVEHTQASFQVDDLDAEMKELRARGVVFEEYDMPEMKTVNGVAIMDKWKSAWFKDSEGNILALGQTVK, from the coding sequence ATGTTAAGCAACGCAAAAGTAACCGCGGTTTTGCCTGCCGCAGATCTTGAACGGGCCAGAAAATTTTATACGGAAAAACTGGACCTGAAGGAAGATGCGCCAATGCCAGGAGGAGCAAGTTTTAAGTGCGGAGGCGGGACTGAGATCTTTCTTTACCAGAGGCCGCCTGTAACTGTTGAGCACACGCAGGCGAGTTTCCAAGTGGATGACCTGGACGCAGAAATGAAGGAACTGCGGGCCCGCGGCGTGGTGTTTGAAGAATACGACATGCCCGAGATGAAAACAGTCAATGGGGTTGCGATTATGGATAAGTGGAAAAGCGCCTGGTTCAAGGATTCCGAAGGCAATATTCTGGCCTTGGGACAAACCGTAAAATAA